A region from the Sulfurospirillum oryzae genome encodes:
- a CDS encoding FoF1 ATP synthase subunit B': MLDIIPALLLVTGTVFLVLLILLNKTLYKPLLEFIDNRNNSINRDLENAGKNASDVVAYYKEVETILSEGKMEAAKIREAALNEAKEKAAKKVEQKKSDIEAQGVAFLKALESEKNEFKNGLLAQMPLFKESVSAKLSHI, encoded by the coding sequence ATGTTGGATATTATCCCAGCACTGTTACTGGTGACTGGAACTGTATTTTTAGTTTTGTTAATACTTCTTAACAAAACGCTTTATAAACCCCTTTTGGAGTTTATCGACAATAGAAACAACTCTATTAATCGTGATTTAGAAAATGCAGGGAAAAATGCCAGTGACGTTGTAGCCTACTATAAAGAAGTAGAGACAATTTTGTCTGAGGGCAAAATGGAAGCAGCTAAGATTAGAGAAGCTGCACTGAACGAGGCTAAAGAAAAAGCTGCAAAAAAAGTTGAGCAAAAAAAGAGTGATATTGAAGCTCAAGGTGTAGCATTTTTGAAGGCTTTAGAGTCAGAAAAAAATGAGTTTAAAAATGGTCTGTTGGCGCAAATGCCTCTTTTCAAAGAGAGCGTTTCTGCTAAACTGAGCCATATTTAA
- a CDS encoding F0F1 ATP synthase subunit delta: protein MSGAIAKKYVNALMSGCKDSELTEVYGLLIQLVDAFKLEKFNNIILSPDVTSKAKEELVLSLVENKNVKFQNFIKLLSSNDRLKLIPVVAKELKYQLSLKNNTYEGSVSTNFKMSQAQIAMLEENFSKKFNAKIKLNANENSYPGIKVELDDLGVEVSFSVERLKAQMTEHILKAI from the coding sequence ATGAGTGGAGCGATAGCAAAAAAATATGTTAATGCTCTCATGAGTGGATGTAAAGATAGCGAATTAACAGAAGTTTATGGTCTGTTGATTCAATTGGTTGATGCATTTAAGTTAGAGAAATTTAATAACATTATTCTCTCTCCAGATGTAACATCAAAAGCAAAAGAAGAACTTGTTCTTTCTTTAGTCGAAAACAAAAATGTGAAATTTCAAAATTTCATTAAATTGTTGAGCAGTAATGATCGATTAAAACTAATTCCCGTTGTTGCAAAAGAGTTAAAATATCAGCTCTCTTTGAAAAACAATACCTATGAAGGCAGTGTCTCGACAAACTTTAAAATGAGTCAAGCACAAATTGCAATGTTAGAAGAAAATTTCAGTAAAAAATTTAATGCTAAGATTAAATTAAACGCTAATGAAAACAGTTATCCTGGAATTAAAGTAGAGTTGGATGATTTGGGTGTTGAAGTAAGCTTTTCAGTTGAGCGCTTAAAAGCTCAGATGACAGAGCATATTTTAAAAGCAATTTAA
- a CDS encoding F0F1 ATP synthase subunit B: MKMNYFLLLLAPIALLANGGESDGASDIIPRTINFLIFAAIMYYYVADAAKQWYLGRKNEIATKLDSIQVKLKESNSKKEIALAKVEEAKANARALVETAKKEALLLGDKVAQEAEAEIEGLEKAFEDRVSIERRKMQRAIVCEILDEMFKEGSISLDNDEIVKIVNKKVA, encoded by the coding sequence ATGAAAATGAACTATTTTTTACTCTTGTTAGCTCCAATTGCACTTTTAGCCAATGGTGGTGAGAGTGATGGGGCAAGCGATATTATTCCTAGAACCATTAACTTTCTAATTTTTGCTGCGATTATGTACTACTATGTTGCAGATGCTGCAAAACAGTGGTATCTTGGACGCAAAAATGAGATTGCAACAAAATTAGATTCTATTCAAGTAAAATTAAAAGAGTCTAATAGCAAAAAAGAGATTGCGCTTGCTAAAGTTGAAGAAGCAAAAGCAAATGCAAGGGCTCTTGTTGAAACTGCAAAAAAAGAAGCACTTCTTTTAGGCGATAAAGTTGCTCAAGAGGCAGAAGCTGAAATTGAAGGCTTAGAAAAAGCTTTTGAAGATCGCGTCAGCATTGAACGTCGTAAAATGCAAAGAGCGATTGTGTGTGAAATTTTAGATGAAATGTTTAAAGAGGGTTCAATCTCTCTTGATAATGACGAAATTGTCAAAATTGTCAATAAGAAGGTTGCATAA
- a CDS encoding biotin--[acetyl-CoA-carboxylase] ligase: MVIHWFDTLESTHQYLIASLREGTLLAPCAVGASLQSNGVGSRGNSWIGEAGNLFFSFCVEEKQLPLDLPLASVSIYFSALTKQILEEQGSHVWLKWPNDFYCNDTKIGGMITTKIGAVIVGSIGLNICSAPENFGILDIIVTPNALAEDLIAKVEEKISWKKVFSKYKIEFDQNRNFSFHLDGKLVSLRDAILCDDGSIELENKKVYSLR, translated from the coding sequence TTGGTGATCCACTGGTTTGATACCTTAGAATCTACACATCAGTATCTTATCGCCTCACTTCGCGAAGGTACACTTCTTGCACCATGTGCCGTTGGAGCTTCACTACAGAGCAATGGCGTTGGAAGTCGTGGAAATAGCTGGATCGGAGAAGCGGGAAATCTCTTTTTCTCGTTTTGTGTAGAAGAGAAACAGTTACCGCTCGATTTACCATTAGCCTCTGTATCGATCTATTTTTCGGCTTTGACGAAGCAGATTTTAGAGGAGCAAGGCTCGCACGTATGGTTGAAGTGGCCCAATGATTTTTACTGTAATGACACAAAAATTGGAGGGATGATTACCACCAAAATCGGTGCTGTTATTGTAGGCTCAATAGGTCTTAATATTTGCAGTGCACCCGAAAATTTCGGAATTTTAGATATCATCGTTACACCAAATGCTTTAGCCGAAGATTTAATTGCAAAGGTTGAGGAAAAAATATCGTGGAAGAAAGTTTTTAGTAAATATAAGATAGAATTTGATCAAAACAGAAACTTCTCTTTCCATTTGGATGGCAAATTGGTCTCGTTGCGTGACGCGATATTGTGTGATGATGGCTCTATAGAGCTAGAAAATAAAAAGGTGTACAGTTTACGATGA
- a CDS encoding ParB/RepB/Spo0J family partition protein — translation MSAKKVLGRGLSAIIEDVEEAYKQDIEQAKDLVREIDIERITPNPYQPRVSFNETALKELSESIKRHGLIQPIIVVAKDEGYMLLAGERRLRASKLAGFTKIKAIVADIESKNLRELALIENIQREDLNPVELAIAYKELIEEYKITQDGLSEIIHKSRTQITNTIRLLSLSDQTKKYLSEGVLSQGHAKVLVGLEPKDEETIVNTILGQKLSVRETEALVKKLKSADETINKHVKTISAIPEELQTLKSRLKELGFEATPKANTITIHFKNGEAIYTFLEQLK, via the coding sequence ATGAGCGCAAAGAAAGTTTTAGGACGAGGATTAAGTGCTATTATTGAGGATGTTGAAGAGGCTTACAAACAAGACATTGAACAGGCGAAAGATTTAGTTCGTGAAATAGATATTGAACGTATTACGCCTAACCCTTATCAACCGCGTGTTTCATTTAATGAAACGGCTCTTAAAGAGTTAAGCGAGTCAATCAAGCGACATGGTTTAATTCAACCTATTATCGTTGTTGCCAAAGATGAAGGCTATATGCTCCTTGCGGGTGAACGTCGTTTACGTGCAAGTAAATTGGCTGGTTTCACAAAGATTAAAGCGATTGTTGCCGACATTGAATCAAAAAATCTACGTGAACTTGCTCTTATTGAAAATATCCAAAGAGAAGATCTCAACCCCGTTGAACTTGCAATTGCGTATAAAGAGTTGATTGAAGAGTATAAAATAACTCAAGACGGGCTTTCTGAAATTATTCATAAAAGCCGAACGCAAATTACCAACACTATTCGTCTTTTAAGCCTAAGTGATCAAACGAAGAAGTACCTTTCAGAGGGTGTCCTTTCCCAAGGTCATGCAAAAGTTTTGGTAGGACTTGAGCCAAAAGATGAGGAGACTATCGTCAATACAATTTTAGGTCAAAAACTCAGTGTGCGTGAAACTGAGGCATTGGTTAAAAAATTGAAAAGTGCTGATGAAACAATAAATAAACATGTAAAGACCATTTCTGCTATTCCTGAAGAACTCCAAACACTTAAAAGCAGGCTCAAAGAGCTTGGTTTTGAGGCTACACCAAAAGCCAATACTATTACAATCCATTTTAAAAACGGTGAAGCAATCTATACTTTTTTGGAGCAATTGAAGTAA
- the proB gene encoding glutamate 5-kinase, translating to MKRVVVKVGTHVLSEQNRLCKERILNLVEFLVALMQKHEVILVSSGAVAAGYSLLKLDKKLLHNRQAIAAVGQPQLMAMYNKKLEKFGKSGAQLLLTADDFDSRKRCYHAKCTIDTLLENGILPIINENDATATEELVFGDNDQLSSRVAYYFGADLLILLSDIDGYYDKDPHKHEDAKMRKIVHEIEPSELEVEKSANFAFATGGIVTKLKAADFLLERKKSMFIASGFDLSDVKSYMLEGVHKGGTLFTCKD from the coding sequence ATGAAAAGAGTAGTTGTTAAGGTTGGCACGCATGTCCTTAGCGAGCAAAACCGTTTATGCAAAGAGCGTATTCTTAATTTAGTTGAATTTTTAGTGGCACTTATGCAAAAGCATGAGGTGATTTTGGTCTCTTCCGGTGCTGTTGCTGCGGGGTATTCTCTTTTAAAATTGGATAAAAAATTGTTGCACAATCGCCAAGCGATTGCTGCAGTAGGTCAGCCACAGCTCATGGCGATGTATAACAAGAAGCTAGAGAAATTTGGTAAAAGTGGTGCCCAGCTTCTTTTAACAGCAGATGATTTTGATTCACGAAAACGCTGTTACCATGCTAAATGTACGATAGACACATTGCTTGAAAATGGAATTCTTCCTATCATTAACGAAAATGATGCAACAGCAACCGAAGAGCTTGTATTTGGTGATAACGATCAACTCTCTTCTCGTGTCGCTTATTACTTTGGTGCAGATCTTTTGATCTTACTCTCCGACATTGATGGTTATTATGACAAAGATCCACACAAACACGAAGATGCAAAAATGCGTAAAATCGTTCATGAGATTGAGCCTTCTGAATTGGAAGTTGAAAAATCAGCCAATTTTGCTTTTGCCACAGGCGGCATTGTCACCAAACTCAAAGCGGCAGACTTTTTACTTGAACGCAAAAAATCGATGTTTATTGCGAGTGGTTTTGATTTAAGTGATGTTAAAAGTTATATGCTAGAGGGCGTTCATAAAGGTGGAACACTCTTTACATGTAAGGATTAA
- a CDS encoding ParA family protein — MSEIIAIANQKGGVGKTTTAINLAASLAVAEKRVLLIDIDPQANATTGLGFHRSDYEYNIYHVLIGRKRLSQVILETSLSTLHVAPSNIGLVGVEKEFYDNNTKGRELILKTKIEEIKDQYDYIIIDSPPALGSITINALSAANSVIIPIQCEFFALEGLAQLLNTVKLIKKTINPTLEIKGFLPTMYSTQNNLSKQVFADLKEHFKSKLFVDKESASYVVIPRNIKLAESPSFGKPIILYDVESPGSKAYQNLANSILVS, encoded by the coding sequence ATGAGTGAGATTATAGCGATAGCAAATCAAAAGGGTGGTGTTGGTAAAACAACGACCGCTATCAATTTGGCTGCCTCCTTAGCAGTTGCTGAAAAGCGCGTGTTATTGATCGACATTGATCCTCAAGCCAATGCTACAACAGGTCTTGGTTTTCACAGAAGTGACTATGAGTACAACATCTATCACGTTCTTATCGGCAGAAAACGTCTCTCGCAAGTCATACTTGAGACATCTCTTTCAACGTTACATGTAGCACCATCCAATATTGGTCTTGTAGGTGTTGAAAAAGAGTTTTACGACAACAACACAAAAGGGCGTGAGCTTATTTTAAAGACAAAAATTGAAGAAATTAAAGACCAATATGATTATATTATCATTGATTCGCCTCCAGCACTTGGAAGTATTACAATCAATGCGTTAAGCGCTGCAAACTCCGTTATTATTCCTATTCAGTGTGAATTTTTTGCATTGGAAGGTTTGGCTCAGCTGCTTAATACCGTGAAATTGATTAAAAAAACAATTAATCCAACACTGGAAATTAAAGGCTTTTTACCAACGATGTACAGCACACAAAACAATCTTTCAAAACAAGTTTTTGCAGATCTTAAAGAGCACTTTAAAAGTAAACTGTTTGTTGATAAAGAGAGCGCTTCGTATGTGGTCATTCCTCGCAATATTAAGCTTGCAGAATCCCCAAGTTTTGGTAAACCCATTATTTTGTATGATGTAGAATCTCCAGGTTCTAAAGCGTACCAAAATCTTGCAAATTCAATTTTAGTGAGCTGA
- the fmt gene encoding methionyl-tRNA formyltransferase, which produces MRVIFMGTPSYATTILEALLKDADIEIVLVVTQEDKPVGRKQVLTPPHIKAWLLEQDLHVEIFQPKSLRTEEAQLKIASYQPDFIVVAAYGQILPKAVLDIAPCINLHASLLPKYRGASPIQSTLLANETYAGVTSMLMEEGLDTGAMLGFSYLKIEPEHNASILFDLLAMLAAKLTVTTLKNFTSLSPLTQMSANSTHCKKIKKEDGLISFEQNANHILTQYKALSPWPGLFIESGLKLLDLELFSHEDEAIAGVIKAISSEGVIITCKKGSLLLKTLQPVSKNAMKALDYIRGKRLNIGDPLV; this is translated from the coding sequence ATGCGCGTCATTTTTATGGGGACACCTTCTTATGCGACGACGATTTTGGAGGCATTGCTTAAAGATGCAGATATTGAGATCGTGCTTGTCGTTACGCAAGAGGATAAACCCGTTGGTCGAAAACAAGTACTGACACCTCCTCATATCAAAGCGTGGCTACTCGAACAAGATTTACATGTAGAAATTTTTCAGCCGAAATCTCTGCGTACAGAAGAGGCGCAACTAAAAATTGCCTCTTATCAACCTGATTTTATTGTAGTAGCCGCGTACGGGCAGATTTTGCCTAAAGCAGTCCTTGATATTGCCCCATGCATTAACCTTCACGCTTCTTTACTTCCAAAATACCGAGGTGCTAGTCCTATCCAATCAACACTCCTTGCGAATGAAACCTACGCAGGCGTCACTTCTATGTTGATGGAAGAGGGATTAGATACCGGAGCAATGCTAGGATTTTCATATTTGAAAATTGAGCCAGAACATAACGCGTCCATCCTTTTTGATCTATTAGCCATGTTGGCGGCAAAACTAACCGTAACGACGCTTAAAAATTTTACATCGCTTTCTCCTTTGACCCAAATGAGTGCCAATTCAACACATTGTAAAAAGATCAAAAAAGAAGATGGACTGATCTCATTTGAACAAAATGCCAATCACATCCTCACCCAGTATAAAGCACTCTCTCCTTGGCCAGGCCTCTTTATCGAATCGGGGCTAAAACTGCTTGATCTTGAATTATTTAGTCATGAAGATGAAGCTATTGCTGGTGTGATTAAAGCGATAAGCTCTGAAGGTGTCATTATTACATGTAAAAAAGGCTCACTTCTTCTTAAAACGCTTCAACCCGTTTCTAAAAATGCGATGAAAGCACTAGATTATATTCGAGGAAAAAGGCTTAACATTGGTGATCCACTGGTTTGA